A genomic segment from Canis lupus dingo isolate Sandy chromosome 23, ASM325472v2, whole genome shotgun sequence encodes:
- the NUDT16 gene encoding U8 snoRNA-decapping enzyme — MAGARKLELQDALALGPGWRHACHALLYAPDPGLLFGRIPLRYAVLMQMRFDGRLGFPGGLVNLQDGSLEAGLRRELSEELGEAAAHVPLERADYRSSHAAPGPRVVAHFYAKQLTLEQLLAVEKGAPRAKDHGLEVLGLVRVPLYTLRDGVGGLPAFLENSFIGAAKEQLLEALQDLELVEPGSLTAHKISLPH; from the exons ATGGCCGGGGCCCGCAAGCTGGAGCTGCAGGACGCCCTGGCGCTGGGGCCCGGCTGGCGGCACGCGTGCCACGCGCTGCTCTACGCGCCCGACCCCGGGCTGCTGTTCGGCCGCATCCCGCTGCGCTACGCCGTCCTG ATGCAGATGCGCTTCGACGGGCGCCTCGGCTTCCCCGGCGGCCTGGTCAACTTGCAGGACGGCTCCCTGGAGGCCGGGCTGAGGCGCGAGCTGAGCGAGGAGCTGGGCGAGGCGGCGGCCCACGTGCCCCTGGAGCGCGCCGACTACCGCAGCTCGCACGCGGCGCCCGGGCCGCGGGTGGTCGCCCACTTCTACGCCAAGCAGCTGACGCTCGAGCAGCTGCTGGCGGTGGAGAAGGGCGCCCCGCGCGCCAAGGACCACGGGCTGGAG GTGCTAGGCCTGGTACGGGTGCCCCTGTATACCCTGCGGGATGGTGTGGgaggcctgcctgccttcctggaAAATTCCTTTATTGGAGCTGCAAAGGAGCAGCTGCTGGAAGCCCTTCAGGATTTAGAACTGGTGGAACCTGGTTCTCTTACAGCCCATAAGATCTCCCTCCCTCACTAG